In Desulfonatronospira thiodismutans ASO3-1, a single window of DNA contains:
- a CDS encoding RNA methyltransferase, whose product MNNIAVILCRPKYSENVGSVARACINMGCSRLIIAGSQTFDPQRAAPLATSRGAELLRSTEHYPNLEQALKGFHRVFATSARVGGWRKGVFLPWQAAQEIMRPETLDQDTALVFGPEDKGLANHEIELCPRIISIPTTSQAWSLNLSQAVLLVLYECFKHVPAARTRHIPSWDSPPVTQEQMQLLHQNIQETLLLIDFLQPDNPDYFMLPLKRFLAKTGIRQHEFNLLMGICRQIKWMAGRLPPGPASRSQP is encoded by the coding sequence ATGAACAACATCGCGGTCATACTCTGCCGCCCCAAGTACTCGGAAAACGTCGGCTCCGTGGCCCGGGCCTGCATCAACATGGGCTGTTCCAGGCTGATCATCGCCGGATCACAGACCTTCGACCCGCAACGGGCCGCTCCCCTGGCCACCTCCAGAGGGGCGGAACTGCTGCGCTCAACCGAGCACTACCCCAACCTGGAACAGGCTCTGAAGGGCTTTCACCGGGTCTTTGCCACTTCCGCCCGGGTGGGTGGCTGGCGCAAGGGCGTATTTCTGCCCTGGCAGGCGGCTCAGGAAATCATGCGCCCGGAAACCCTGGACCAGGACACCGCCCTGGTTTTCGGCCCCGAGGACAAAGGCCTGGCCAACCATGAGATAGAACTCTGCCCGCGCATCATTTCCATCCCCACCACAAGCCAGGCCTGGTCCCTCAATCTCTCCCAGGCGGTTCTCCTGGTCCTGTATGAATGCTTTAAGCATGTACCGGCCGCCAGAACCCGCCATATCCCCTCCTGGGACTCGCCTCCTGTTACCCAGGAGCAGATGCAGCTTTTGCACCAGAACATCCAGGAGACCCTGCTGCTTATAGATTTCCTGCAGCCGGACAACCCGGATTACTTCATGCTGCCCCTGAAAAGGTTTCTGGCCAAAACAGGCATCCGGCAGCATGAATTCAATCTTCTCATGGGAATATGCAGGCAGAT
- a CDS encoding DUF933 domain-containing protein — protein sequence MKTAIIGFSGSGKTELFKALAGPGTPGNRAAVKVPEPRLEPLCDLFKPKKITHTEIEFQDLPGGGSNSLGNKVLSDIRGFECLLAVLDAYTGTHDPAAQQSAIEAELIIADLAVIEKKLERMQEDKKKAKHLHDQNQEELLNKARQVLEQDSPLREYPDLAAHEDLRGFAFLSSRPVLYAWNVAEDSLSGFKTPPESTGMGHVAFSARLERELSELEDQQELLEFMQELGIEGSVLDRVIGRTYDLLGLITFLTAGEKEVRSWPLKRGKNAWEAAGVIHSDIQKGFIRAEVLGWEDFLACKTFKKAREQGVLRLEGKEYIVRDGDIITFRFNV from the coding sequence ATGAAAACCGCCATAATAGGCTTCAGCGGCAGCGGCAAGACTGAGCTTTTCAAAGCCCTGGCCGGTCCAGGCACCCCGGGCAACAGGGCCGCGGTCAAGGTCCCTGAGCCGCGCCTGGAACCACTTTGCGACCTTTTCAAACCCAAAAAAATCACCCATACGGAAATAGAGTTCCAGGACCTGCCCGGGGGAGGCTCAAACTCCCTGGGCAACAAGGTTTTAAGCGATATCAGAGGCTTTGAATGTCTGCTGGCGGTCCTGGACGCCTACACCGGAACCCATGACCCGGCAGCCCAGCAAAGCGCCATTGAAGCCGAGCTCATTATCGCCGATCTGGCGGTGATCGAAAAAAAACTGGAAAGGATGCAGGAAGACAAAAAAAAGGCCAAACACCTGCATGACCAGAACCAGGAAGAACTCCTGAACAAGGCCAGGCAGGTCCTGGAACAGGACAGTCCTCTGCGGGAATATCCAGACCTTGCCGCTCATGAGGATCTGCGGGGTTTTGCCTTTCTGTCATCCAGACCAGTACTCTATGCCTGGAACGTGGCTGAGGACAGCTTGAGCGGCTTTAAAACTCCGCCGGAAAGTACCGGCATGGGACATGTCGCCTTTTCCGCCAGGCTGGAAAGGGAACTGTCCGAGCTGGAGGACCAGCAGGAGCTTCTGGAATTCATGCAGGAACTGGGCATTGAGGGGTCAGTGCTGGACCGGGTCATTGGCCGGACTTATGACCTTCTGGGCTTGATCACTTTTCTCACCGCAGGGGAAAAAGAAGTGCGCTCCTGGCCGCTGAAGCGGGGGAAAAACGCCTGGGAAGCCGCAGGTGTAATCCACTCCGATATACAGAAAGGCTTTATCCGGGCCGAAGTGCTGGGATGGGAGGACTTTTTGGCCTGCAAGACTTTTAAAAAGGCCAGAGAACAGGGTGTGCTGCGCCTTGAAGGCAAGGAATACATCGTGCGTGACGGGGACATCATAACCTTCAGGTTCAATGTCTAA